A single genomic interval of Falco naumanni isolate bFalNau1 chromosome 11, bFalNau1.pat, whole genome shotgun sequence harbors:
- the LRRC8C gene encoding volume-regulated anion channel subunit LRRC8C has product MIPVTEFRQFSEQQPAFRVLKPWWDVFTDYLSVAMLMIGVFGCTLQVMQDKIICLPKRIQPCQNQSNSSNVFNTIPDTTPLPPPKPSTPPATVEMKGLKTDLDLQQYSFINQVCYERALHWYAKYFPYLVLIHTLVFMLCSNFWFKFPGSSSKIEHFISILGKCFDSPWTTRALSEVSGEDSEEKDNRKNNINKSNTIQPSTEGTLVKSQSLKSIPEKLVVDKGTPGALDKKEGEQAKALFEKVKKFRLHVEEGDILYVMYVRQTVLKVIKFLIIIAYNTALVSEVNFTVVCNVDIEDMTGYKNFCCNHTMAHLFSKLSYCYLCFVSIYGLTCLYTLYWLFYRSLKEYSFEYVRQETGIDDIPDVKNDFAFMLHMIDQYDPLYSKRFAVFLSEVSENKLKQLNLNNEWTADKLRQRLQTNSHSHLELQLFMLSGLPDTVFEITELQSLKLEIINNVMIPATIAQLDNLQELSLHQCSVKIHSAALAFLKENLKILSVKFDDIRELPHWMYGLRNLEELYLIGSLSHDISKNITLESFRELKSLKVLYIKSNLSKIPQSAVDVSSHLQKLCVHNDGTKLVMLNNLKKMVNLTQLELVHCDLERIPHAVFSLLSLQELDLKENNLKSIEEIVSFQHLRKLTILKLWYNSITYIPEHIKKLTSLERLSFSHNKIEVLPSHLFLCNKIRYLDLSYNDIRFIPPEIGVLQSLQYFSITCNKVESVPDELYFCKKLKTLKIGKNNLSVLSPKIGNLVFLSYLDIKGNHFEILPPELGECRALKRTGFTVEDTLFETLPSDVREQMKAE; this is encoded by the coding sequence gTCATGCAAGACAAGATAATATGCCTTCCAAAGCGCATACAGCCTTGCCAGAACCAATCTAATAGTTCAAATGTGTTTAACACAATCCCAGATACAACCCCCCTTCCTCCACCTAAGCCATCCACCCCTCCAGCTACAGTTGAAATGAAAGGACTGAAGACTGATTTGGACCTTCAGCAATACAGCTTTATAAATCAGGTGTGCTACGAACGTGCTCTGCACTGGTATGCCAAGTACTTCCCTTACCTTGTCCTTATACACACACTGGTCTTCATGCTGTGTAGTAACTTTTGGTTCAAATTCCCTGGATCGAGCTCCAAAATCGAACACTTCATTTCAATACTCGGGAAATGCTTTGATTCTCCCTGGACAACAAGAGCCTTATCTGAAGTGTCAGGGGAAGACTCTGAAGAGAAGGATAACAGGAAGAACAACATAAACAAGTCTAATACTATCCAGCCAAGCACTGAGGGCACTTTGGTCAAGTCACAGTCTTTAAAATCAATTCCTGAGAAGTTGGTTGTGGATAAGGGAACACCTGGGGCATTAGATAAGAAAGAAGGTGAACAGGCCAAAGCACTCTTTGAAAAGGTGAAGAAATTCAGACTGCATGTTGAGGAGGGTGATATTCTTTATGTCATGTATGTTCGCCAGACTGTACTTAAGGTAATTAAATTCCTGATTATTATTGCTTACAACACAGCACTTGTCTCAGAAGTCAATTTTACAGTAGTCTGTAATGTTGATATTGAAGATATGACAGGATATAAGAATTTCTGCTGTAATCACACAATGGCACATCTGTTCTCTAAACTTTCTTACTGCTACCTGTGCTTTGTAAGCATCTACGGCCTCACATGCCTTTATACACTATACTGGTTGTTCTACCGTTCGCTGAAAGAATATTCCTTTGAATATGTTCGGCAAGAGACGGGAATTGACGATATCCCGGATGTCAAGAATGACTTTGCTTTTATGCTTCATATGATTGATCAGTATGATCCTCTCTATTCCAAGCGGTTTGCTGTCTTCCTAtctgaagtcagtgaaaataaactgaaacagCTGAACCTGAACAACGAGTGGACTGCCGATAAACTGCGACAGAGGCTGCAGACGAACTCCCATAGCCATTTGGAGCTACAGCTCTTCATGCTTTCTGGACTACCAGACACAGTTTTTGAAATTACCGAGCTGCAGTCATTAAAGcttgaaataattaataatgTAATGATACCAGCAACCATTGCACAGTTGGACAATCTCCAGGAACTCTCATTGCACCAGTGTTCTGTGAAGATCCACAGCGCTGCCTTggcatttctgaaagagaatCTCAAGATCTTGAGCGTTAAGTTTGATGACATCAGAGAACTTCCACACTGGATGTATGGCCTCAGAAATTTGGAAGAGCTCTATTTAATTGGCTCCCTAAGTCACGATATTTCCAAAAACATTACACTGGAGTCTTTTCGGGAACTTAAAAGCCTTAAAGTTCTTTacataaaaagtaatttgtccAAAATCCCACAATCTGCTGTCGATGTTTCAAGTCACCTGCAAAAATTGTGTGTCCATAATGATGGCACTAAGTTAGTGATGCTCAACAATCTGAAGAAGATGGTCAACCTGACACAGCTGGAATTAGTTCATTGTGATTTAGAGCGCATACCTCATGCAGTTTTCAGCCTTCTCAGTCTTCAGGAATTGGATCTAAAGGAAAACAACCTCAAATCCATCGAAGAAATAGTAAGTTTTCAACATCTGCGAAAACTGACAATCCTAAAGCTCTGGTACAACAGTATAACATACATCCCAGAGCATATAAAGAAACTCACGAGTCTCGAGCGGCTTTCCTTCAGCCATAACAAAATAGAGGTTCTTCCGTCCCACCTATTCCTATGCAACAAAATCAGATATTTGGATTTGTCTTACAATGACATTCGCTTTATCCCACCTGAAATAGGAGTTCTGCAGAGTTTACAATACTTTTCCATTACTTGCAACAAAGTGGAGAGTGTGCCAGATGAACTATACTTTTGCAAAAAACTTAAAACTCTGAAAATTGGGAAAAATAACTTGTCAGTCCTTTCACCTAAAATTGGTAATTTGGTATTCCTCTCCTATTTGGATATTAAAGGCAATCACTTTGAAATCCTCCCACCTGAGCTCGGAGAATGCAGAGCTCTGAAGCGGACTGGTTTCACTGTAGAGGACACCTTGTTTGAAACGTTGCCTTCTGATGTCAGGGAGCAAATGAAAGCTGAATAA